Proteins from a genomic interval of Zingiber officinale cultivar Zhangliang chromosome 2A, Zo_v1.1, whole genome shotgun sequence:
- the LOC122043415 gene encoding jacalin-related lectin 3-like, whose protein sequence is MAGPSDVDVNNCFGRLSNYYQQNLSGINELKKEIEKLKAEGTEATDKVNQWLSDLELLDSQAAAIIEDLTTRHSVPFLIDNIKIGPWGGLGAYSSDIGRPGTQITRVGLHTGDVVDSLEISYVDDRNEVKTYKAGGSGGELHEFELERGEYINGMFGSFNDYYGEVCITELGFKTNLGNDHGPFGGGGGEGFSVPVVAGRIVGFFGEYDRYINSIGVSLALN, encoded by the exons ATGGCCGGCCCCAGCGATGTAGATGTCAACAACTGCTTCGGCCGGTTATCGAACTACTACCAGCAGAACCTAAGCGGCATCAACGAGTTGAAGAAAGAAATCGAAAAGCTGAAAGCAGAGGGAACAGAGGCAACTGACAAAGTAAACCAGTGGCTGAGTGACCTGGAGTTGTTGGATAGCCAAGCAGCTGCCATCATTGAGGATCTCACTACACGCCACAGTGTCC CTTTTCTAATTGATAACATCAAGATTGGGCCATGGGGAGGCCTTGGAGCCTACAGCTCTGACATTGGTCGACCTGGCACCCAAATCACAAGGGTCGGACTCCACACGGGAGACGTCGTCGACAGTTTGGAGATCTCCTATGTCGATGACCGGAATGAAGTCAAAACATACAAAGCAGGCGGCAGTGGTGGTGAATTGCACGAG TTCGAACTAGAGCGTGGTGAATATATCAACGGGATGTTTGGGTCCTTCAACGATTATTATGGCGAAGTTTGTATCACTGAGCTCGGATTTAAGACCAACTTGGGGAATGATCATGGGCCTTTTGGGGGAGGAGGCGGCGAGGGGTTCTCTGTTCCGGTCGTGGCCGGTCGAATTGTTGGATTTTTTGGCGAGTATGACCGCTATATTAATTCCATCGGAGTCTCCTTGGCTCTTAATTGA